Sequence from the Spartobacteria bacterium genome:
CCCGATATACTTCAGGAATACGCTGCACCCATTTGTCATAGGCTTTGACTGGTCGATCCAGCCGCACTCCATGCTGCTGGCAAAGATAGCCAATAGGCTGCATTTTGCCCTGTGGCAGTTTGAACTCCGGAAAATTGCTTTTCTCGACACTGGTGTTCCAGTTATCCAGCCGTTTTTGCCAGAGGTTTTTCCAACTCCGCAAGGTGGGACCCAAGTTTTTTAAGCCCTGCAATGAGAAAAGATCGGCACCAAGTGGAATTGTTACATAATCCGTCGACACTAGTACCGAACGATTGATTGCCCCTAGGTTTGGGCCAATATCTACCAGGATGATGTCTGCCTGGACTTTTTGAGCCGCCATTTGCATGACCTGCCAGAAGGAGCTAAGGATCCTCATAGGGCGATAAAGATTATTATCACCCATGCTATTAGGCCACTCAGCAGACAAAGCGTCTTCATAACCAGAGAGGTTTACGTCTCCAGGGAGTAGATACAGATCGGTTGCGATATTTTGTAGGACTGGTTCAACAATATCTCCTACACTCGTCAGCGGTTTAACGCACTGATAAATGGTCGATCCAACCCCCTGTGCGTCCCATAGTGCTTCAATTTTCTCTTCATCCAGGAAAGCTGCAGTCAGGTTTGCCTGCGGATCCAAGTCAATGATCACAACCCGCTTGCGCAAACTGGCAAACATCCATGCCAAATGGTAAATAAGTGATGTTTTACCGACCCCGCCTTTGTTGTTAAAAAAAGTCAGCACAGGTGAAGTCATTGTTTCCTCCTTAGCAGGCATACAACAGCGCTCTGATTCGTCTCGAATTCCAGAGAAGGATTGCCATTTTTTTCCATCTCTCTTCTGGCAGTGGCGAGCCCTCTGCCAAAAGCTTGAATGAAACCGAAAGTTTTTAGTACGTCCCCAATATTCGGGTTACGATAGTCAGTAATGCCCGGCTTGCCGAAATTTTCAGAGGTAACATTTCCATAAGGCCCGCCGGGACTGTTGATCTCAATTCGATCATTGAACCAATATACCCGTACAGGCGCATTGGTGCTTTCGTATGTGCGATGAAGGACGGCGTTATAAAGAATTTGCTGAATCGCCGCTGGCGGATAAGGCATCTCAATTTTGTGCGTTGACGTCGAAGTGATATCGACGGCGACACGGTTATGGGCTTTAAGTTTTTCTTCGGCACGACGAAGCATTTCTACAATAGCTCCACCGATTACTTCTTCGTCAACTACGGGATCGGCTAAGTCCGTCCCGTCAATTCGCAAAAACTGGATATACGCTCCCGGTAAAAAATCCTGAGGGCTCTTTCCTACAGCCAACAAACCTAGCACTGTCGGTGTCGTGTGTTCGGGGGAAACGATCATCTTGCAGGTAGCCAATCGCTCCTCGAAAGTTCGTCCATTGGACTCCAACACATCGACAGCAAATGCCGCAGGCAGAAATTCGTTTTCAAACACCGATTTGGAAAGGTCCGTGATTTTTGCCGATGGGATGGGATAGATATCGAAAGGAATATTTTTATACCTTCTTTTTTCGTTAAGTACACGCTCTTCTTGCTCATTGGCAATGACGCGTCTCGGCCCAGTACGAATCCAAATTCGGCCGGAGTATTTTACCGGCGGCATATCAGAAGGCATAACTGTCACAACTGCCATCTCCGCCCCTTTGAGCATGCGTTTTTCAACTGACAATACGGGAAGTGGCAAAATATTTCCGTCTGTTTTCATGTCTGCAAGGGTAAGCAAAAGCTGGTCTGTCACTTCTAAGCCAGAAGGTTTGCCGTTGTCTTTCGCACCAATAAAAAGGACGCCAGGCTCATTATAATTTGATAAATCATTGGCAAATGCACAGACGGCTTGACGTGCTTTAGTAGGCACATCCCCTTTGAATGATTCTTTCCTTTCAACTCGATCTGATTCCAATGAATCCAATAACGTTAAAAGCTCTTCGTCTGAGTACCTTTTCATAATAACACCTTTATTCCATCACAATGCGTACTTTTCGAGGGTCTTTCCCGCGGACGAGTTGATCAATTAACTCCTCAAAACGTTTCTTCATTTCTGCCGGGGTGGCCGGGCCGTCGGTAACCTGCAGAGCCTGTTGCAGCTCCTGCGCCTTGACGGTGACCTTGACGAGACCGGAGAGCACTTCTTTCAAAGCATGCACAAAGTTGCTGTCCAGCGGCACCGGCAGTTCCTTCGATTTGATGAAGGCTTCCAGCGGCTCGCGGTCGTCGGTCTTCAAAAGATCCATATTGGCTTGGGTGATCGGATCCTCCAAGTTGCTGAGGATGGCGGAGGTCCATGCCACCACCATGGCGTCGAGCTGGGCGTCCAGCTGGTCGATCATCTGCGAGCCCGCCGCCACACCGGTTTCCACCGAAGGTCGGAACCCACAATGCGGGCAGATGGGTGAGGCGTCGAGATTTTGCTCGGTCAGGACGAAACAACTCTTCAGTCCGGCCAAGCGGTTCTGGTAATCGGTGAGCTGCTGCCGGGGCATCAAGTCAATACCGGCCAGCTTAAGCAGGGTTTGCAGGCGCTGATCGTTGAGTAGGACCGCCTTGCGTTTGTCGTCGTTCATACCCAACCGGGCCTTGGTATGCAGGCCGATGTAGGCCACCGTGTAGTCCTTCTTCAGTTTCTGCAACTTGGACCCGATGGACTGAGACTGGCTGGCCAGTTCGGTCAAGTCGGCCTGCTTGAGGGCATCCAGCACATCCTGCCGGGTGGTCTTCATGCGATCTATCCAGTCATGTTCGGCAGGCAAAACTGCCTCGGCGGTGGAGAGCCAGGACGCTGTCGGGCTGTGGCCCATGATGAATTCGCGCAAGGCGTCCAACTCATCGAGCGCCTTCACGGCCTTTTCGTGGACCAGCACTTCGGCAGCGCTGTAACGGAAATTTTTCAGCTTGCCCGGTGAAGAATAAGCCTGGAGCGATTCAAAAAAGTTCTTGGCTTCGTCCAGTCCGCTGGCCGGGCTGGCCAAGTCAGTGCCCGCGAGCAAGTCCATGCCCCAGAAAGAAAGTCCTTCGCGCAGGGTCTGCTGGGTCATGACGATGCGTTTGACGATCTTAGCCACATTCTGCTGCAGTTGCTGAACTGGTTCATCATTTCCCTGAGTCACCAGCTGCGCATTACCAGGAGGCATACCAAAAAGTTCGAACAGACTTTTAAGCGCGGGTAAGTTCCATTCCTTGGGCTGCTCCAGGTGCTTGAAGCGGACCAGTTCGTCCATGCCGGTCGCGGCAAGCTGCTGCAGCCCGGTGGCGTCGAATTTCTTGCCCGGGATGGAGAGCACTATGTCGCCGGAGTACACCAGTGCCGCCACCAAGACAGTCATCCATTCCGGTTCCAGGCGTGCTCCCCCTGGGTTCATGTACTCAAGGCCGTGGTCGTCCTGGATAATCTCACTGCGATTGACCACCTGACCGTGCCCCTTGGCCTTGACGACATCAAGGACGAACTTGGTATATTTCGACTTGTAGGGGTCGATTTTCTCGCCGTCGAGCAGTTCCAGGGCGTCCAGCACGGCGGTGGCCTGCTTGGTACGGCTCTGCCCAGCGATGGCCCTCAGGGTATCCTGAGCGGCCTGGGTGCGGTTATAGCCAGTGATCAAGACCGAGAAAAAAGGGTACTCTGGAGCCTGGTTCTCAAAATTCGGTGCCAGACAAACACCTGCAATAGTATTGACCAAATCACGAAAATTGATGGTTTCGTGGGGCGAAATGCCTGACAATGTCCGAATGTTGCTTCCCTTTTCTTTTGCCCAGGCATTCATGGACTTTGTTCGTCCCTGATAGGTCACTTCAAAAGCGTCCACCATATTCTTCTGGAGCCATTGCACCAGC
This genomic interval carries:
- a CDS encoding ParA family protein — its product is MTSPVLTFFNNKGGVGKTSLIYHLAWMFASLRKRVVIIDLDPQANLTAAFLDEEKIEALWDAQGVGSTIYQCVKPLTSVGDIVEPVLQNIATDLYLLPGDVNLSGYEDALSAEWPNSMGDNNLYRPMRILSSFWQVMQMAAQKVQADIILVDIGPNLGAINRSVLVSTDYVTIPLGADLFSLQGLKNLGPTLRSWKNLWQKRLDNWNTSVEKSNFPEFKLPQGKMQPIGYLCQQHGVRLDRPVKAYDKWVQRIPEVYRESVLNETLSEKIQQQDDPYCLATIKHYRSLIPMAQEHRKPIFKLSSADGAIGSHANAVQDARKDFKQLAERIAENIGLQL
- a CDS encoding transcriptional regulator translates to MKRYSDEELLTLLDSLESDRVERKESFKGDVPTKARQAVCAFANDLSNYNEPGVLFIGAKDNGKPSGLEVTDQLLLTLADMKTDGNILPLPVLSVEKRMLKGAEMAVVTVMPSDMPPVKYSGRIWIRTGPRRVIANEQEERVLNEKRRYKNIPFDIYPIPSAKITDLSKSVFENEFLPAAFAVDVLESNGRTFEERLATCKMIVSPEHTTPTVLGLLAVGKSPQDFLPGAYIQFLRIDGTDLADPVVDEEVIGGAIVEMLRRAEEKLKAHNRVAVDITSTSTHKIEMPYPPAAIQQILYNAVLHRTYESTNAPVRVYWFNDRIEINSPGGPYGNVTSENFGKPGITDYRNPNIGDVLKTFGFIQAFGRGLATARREMEKNGNPSLEFETNQSAVVCLLRRKQ
- a CDS encoding ATP-binding protein, with translation EQQAKIRDYLMPFAKYYGGLNERMDEFVRLFPVHPDYIDTFERVTVVEKREVLKTLSLGMKGILGKDLPQDEPGMIAFDSYWNTLKQNASFRAIPEIRAVIECSQVLESRIENAITRKQYKPMALRLIHALSVHRLTTGDIYAPMGASAEELRDRLCLFDPLIAELGSDEPDKDLQTHVETVLREVHKTVSGQFISFNSDNRQYYLDLKKTDDFDALIDKRAESLGSAQLDRFYYEALKRAMECQDSTYVTGYKIWQHELVWQERKAARTGYLFFGAPNERSTAVPQRDFYLYFIQPNDPPRFKDDKVSDEVFFRLKGIDEEFQNALKDYAAALDLAATSSGHAKATYESKANGFLKKLVQWLQKNMVDAFEVTYQGRTKSMNAWAKEKGSNIRTLSGISPHETINFRDLVNTIAGVCLAPNFENQAPEYPFFSVLITGYNRTQAAQDTLRAIAGQSRTKQATAVLDALELLDGEKIDPYKSKYTKFVLDVVKAKGHGQVVNRSEIIQDDHGLEYMNPGGARLEPEWMTVLVAALVYSGDIVLSIPGKKFDATGLQQLAATGMDELVRFKHLEQPKEWNLPALKSLFELFGMPPGNAQLVTQGNDEPVQQLQQNVAKIVKRIVMTQQTLREGLSFWGMDLLAGTDLASPASGLDEAKNFFESLQAYSSPGKLKNFRYSAAEVLVHEKAVKALDELDALREFIMGHSPTASWLSTAEAVLPAEHDWIDRMKTTRQDVLDALKQADLTELASQSQSIGSKLQKLKKDYTVAYIGLHTKARLGMNDDKRKAVLLNDQRLQTLLKLAGIDLMPRQQLTDYQNRLAGLKSCFVLTEQNLDASPICPHCGFRPSVETGVAAGSQMIDQLDAQLDAMVVAWTSAILSNLEDPITQANMDLLKTDDREPLEAFIKSKELPVPLDSNFVHALKEVLSGLVKVTVKAQELQQALQVTDGPATPAEMKKRFEELIDQLVRGKDPRKVRIVME